GAGTTCCGGTATGCCAATATTTAACGTAGCCGTGGCACGTAGAAGAAATACACCGGGATTGGCGGCTATCATCGATAGCTTCTGCCAGGTCGTACCATCTTGGTACCAAGCGAGATCCTGAGCTGTATACGGTCCATTTTCATCGTAACCTACCCAGTTTGTGCTATTAAGAGTATTATTCCATTTCACCATGGCATAGAATTTACCTGTGAACGGGATATTGTTCACATTTACAACCACCCAGTCATCGTTTGGTGGAGTGAATAAACCGGAAGAGCCTATCAGATTCCGGGTCGAATCGAAGACATCAATACTCACCTGCGCGTTACCATGGATTTCATTTGTCACAAAGTACAATTTAAATGACTGTATAGCACCAGTGGCAGTGGGTGGGACCGGGAATTCATTGCCCATCCAGCCTATATATCCCGGATTGACAGCCCAACCGTTTTCCGAAGTGCTATCATCAAAGATATATTCGGTAGTCCCCGGAAATGCGATATAATCTTGTGTCATCCGGTTCTGATTCATTGGAGTCAGCTTTTCCGAATGAGATAAAAACTGGACCTGACTTTGAGAATTTAAGGCAATCATGATTAAAATGAGAGTCGCCGTTTGTCTGCTGCATTTTATAAAAGTTGTCTTCATTTTGGATAGGTTAGATTAACTTGTTTGATATTTGGTGCTTGAAATTTATTTGGTATCCCGGCAGAGTCGGGATTTCGCTCAGCTTCGCTTCGCTCAATTTGGTATCTGAGATTTTACTTACACAGTTAAATTTTCTATAAAAATAGGGTAAAAGATTTTTTTATGGTTTTGTCTTTCATTTTACTCAAAAATACGAATAAAATAATAGCTGGAAATTGAAAATTTTTAGTGAATTTCTAATCCAGTATGTTCAGAGAGTTTTTTCAATAGAATATAGTTCCAGTTAAAATTATATAACTTTGTTTATCAAATTGATCATTGTTCATGAATTCTGTTGATCGATTTAGAGTATTTACCAGGCAACTTTTAAAAACATGTCTGGTCTATATAATAAAATAAATAAATTTCAGTCATGAAGAGGAGATATTTTCTTTTAACCGGAATTATACCATTAATTTTTGCTGTTGGATGCCACAAAGATGATCATAATGATGAACATGCTACAATTCAGGTTGCTCATTCCGATTGCAAAGCTCTGTCGTCATCTGACAGGCAAACCGTTGCTGATAGCAATGAAAGTTGCATAGAATATGAATATTTTCTGCAGCAAAATAAATTAATTTTGAAACATATCAATGCTGGGTTTAATTGCTGTCCGGAAGATATTTATTGTACTTTGACTGTAACAAATGATACGATAAAAATCCAGGAATTTGAGCAGGCACCGCTCTGCGAGTGTGAGTGCCTGTATGATCTTGATATAGAGATCACGGATATCATTATAGGACAGTATCAGGTGATCGTTGAGGAACCCTATTGTTATGACCAGGTAAAGCTTGACTTTACTGTTGATTTGTCTGAGAATCCGAGCGGAATATATTGCGTGGAAAGAAATGAGTATCCCTGGGGATTTTAATTCCTGCTCAATATTTTCAACTTTCTTTTTTTTTAAATAGCTGAACTTTATGAAAACACGGTGCATATTGACTATCGCTCTTTGCGGGATTATTATGATGCTTTATGGACAACCACAGGCAGATACCTGGAAGCAATGGAGTTCATTAATTGGTGACTGGAAAGGTGAGGGAAGCGGTCAACCCGGCCAGGGAGGCGGAACATTTTCATTTAAACCGGACCTGGATAATAATATCCTTGTCAGGAAAAACCATTCCGAATATCCGGCAATGGAAAATAATCCTGAAATTATCCACGACGACCTGATGATTATTTACCCTGATAATAATGGTAGTCCGGTAAACGCTATTTATTTTGATAATGAAGGACACGTTATAAATTATACAATAACTTACCCTGACAATGCAATTATCCTGACGAGTGAAAAGATTCAGGGTATGCCGACCTTCAGGTTATCATATATCTTTCTTGACAAAGAAACGGTGAGCGTGAAATTTGAACTTTCCCAGGATTCGGAAAAGTTCACGACCTATATTGAAGGCAAATCCAAACGAGTCAATAATTAACTTTCAATACTTATGCCTGAACAGGAAACAACGATTGTGAAACGTATTGCCCTTGTGGCACATGACAACTGTAAAAAAGACCTGGTTGAATGGGTGGAATGGAACTGGGATTACCTAGTAAACCATACGCTTATCTGCACAGGTACCACCGGCAAGGTTGTCGAAGATGCCTTGAATGCCAAAATGGGGGAGGGACAGACCTTGAAAGAGAGCATGATCAAGCTGAAATCCGGCCCATTTGGTGGCGACCAGCAGCTTGGTGCCATGATTGCCGAAGGTAAGATCGATATCCTGATCTTCTTCTGGGATCCGATGCTGCCCCATCCGCATGAGGTAGATGTCAAAGCATTGCTCAGAATATCAGTTCTTTATAATGTTCCAACGGCTTGCAACCGCTCCACTGCCGACTTTATCATTTCATCCCAGTTATTCAAGGAAAAATATGAACCTGCTGTGAGGGATTATTCCGAATACCTCACGAGAGATTTGCCATTGTGAGAGTGGTTTAAGCGATATTGCATATATATTTATTAGCTTTGTATTATAATATATTTGATTAAACTGAATATCTTGTTTTTGTATTATTAAATGAATGCCCTATCAGCAAAAAGTTTAATAGCATAAGATAATATCATGATCATTTCTTAAGATAGAAAAGCAATAATATATTGAAAATATGACACAATCTATAAGGTCATTATTATTTCTCTTTCTTTTGACTTTCATTTATAGTGCAGGAAAAACTCAAAATATATGGTTCGTTAGTGACGCTGGTGATAATGGAGTGGGTACATTGCGAAACCTGATCTCGTCAGCAAATGATGGTGATACTATCAAATTTGCAGAATCCATTGATACGGGATATCTGACATCGGGGGAATTACTGATTGACAAATCGCTGAGTATCATAGGTAATGATGTTTGCATTATTAGGGACACTATCAATACGGTACAATTTTTCAGGATTATAAATATTTCAGACTCAGTAACGGACAATACTGTCTTTTTTCAGGGACTTCAATTTCTTTATGGCCGGACACGAGAAGAAAATATTGATATTGAACCAGGAGCAGGTATTTATATAGCGAACGGCACCTTGTTGATGAAGGATTGCATGGTGAAATACAATAAAACCGGTGATGGCAAGGTAGGAGAAGATGGCG
This DNA window, taken from Bacteroidota bacterium, encodes the following:
- a CDS encoding methylglyoxal synthase; this translates as MPEQETTIVKRIALVAHDNCKKDLVEWVEWNWDYLVNHTLICTGTTGKVVEDALNAKMGEGQTLKESMIKLKSGPFGGDQQLGAMIAEGKIDILIFFWDPMLPHPHEVDVKALLRISVLYNVPTACNRSTADFIISSQLFKEKYEPAVRDYSEYLTRDLPL
- a CDS encoding T9SS type A sorting domain-containing protein; this encodes MNQNRMTQDYIAFPGTTEYIFDDSTSENGWAVNPGYIGWMGNEFPVPPTATGAIQSFKLYFVTNEIHGNAQVSIDVFDSTRNLIGSSGLFTPPNDDWVVVNVNNIPFTGKFYAMVKWNNTLNSTNWVGYDENGPYTAQDLAWYQDGTTWQKLSMIAANPGVFLLRATATLNIGIPELTGGSLLIYPNPCYDVITIEIPKSDHSQKTFSIINTLGIKVKTFTGISPVQHINVGDLPPGTYLVYVDDKENHYFGRFIVPDF